The following proteins are encoded in a genomic region of Deltaproteobacteria bacterium:
- the glnA gene encoding type I glutamate--ammonia ligase, with product MTPKEVLAMAKENKAKFLDLKFIDFPGVWQHFSVPISQFTESNFEEGYGFDGSSIRGWQAINASDMLVLPDPQTAVMDPFCSIPTFSMICNIVDPVTKEPYSRDPRYVARKAEAYVKTTGIGDKIFFGPEAEFFVFDSVSFDQSHNFGFYKIDSVEGRWNSGQDKLVTGQTNLGYLPRFKEGYFPVPPTDTLQDIRSEMVLEMEKLGIVIECQHHEVATAGQCEIDMRFDTLTRMADNLCWFKYVLKNVARRHGKTVTFMPKPLYNDNGSGMHCHQSIWKGDTPLFAGNKYSGLSEMGLYYIGGIIKHAPAICAFTNPTTNSYRRLVPGFEAPVNLAYSSRNRSAACRIPMYSQSPKAKRVEVRFPDPSCNPYLGFAALLMAGLDGIQNRIDPGQPLDKDIYSLSPEELQNVPHVPGTLEESLAALKKDHAFLLKGDVFTEDVIERWIEYKTENEVNPVRLRPVPWEFALYFDI from the coding sequence ATGACACCGAAGGAAGTTTTGGCGATGGCCAAGGAAAACAAGGCCAAGTTTCTCGATCTGAAGTTCATTGATTTTCCCGGCGTCTGGCAGCATTTCTCGGTGCCGATCTCCCAGTTTACCGAATCCAATTTTGAAGAGGGGTACGGATTTGACGGTTCCTCCATCCGCGGCTGGCAGGCGATCAATGCCTCGGACATGCTGGTCCTCCCGGACCCGCAAACGGCGGTCATGGATCCATTTTGTTCCATCCCGACCTTTTCGATGATTTGCAATATCGTTGATCCGGTGACCAAAGAACCGTACAGCCGGGATCCCCGTTACGTGGCCCGCAAGGCGGAGGCTTATGTTAAAACGACCGGAATTGGTGACAAAATCTTTTTTGGGCCGGAGGCGGAATTTTTCGTCTTTGATTCCGTTTCTTTTGATCAGTCCCACAACTTCGGATTCTACAAGATTGATTCCGTCGAGGGACGATGGAATTCAGGTCAGGATAAATTGGTGACCGGCCAGACCAATCTTGGATACCTGCCCCGCTTCAAGGAGGGGTATTTTCCGGTTCCTCCCACCGATACCTTGCAGGATATCCGGTCAGAAATGGTCTTGGAGATGGAAAAGCTGGGAATCGTCATTGAGTGTCAGCACCATGAGGTGGCGACCGCCGGCCAGTGTGAGATCGACATGCGATTTGATACCCTAACCCGGATGGCCGACAACCTCTGCTGGTTCAAGTATGTCTTGAAAAATGTCGCCCGCCGTCATGGCAAAACGGTCACCTTCATGCCGAAACCCCTCTATAATGATAACGGTTCCGGCATGCATTGCCACCAGTCAATCTGGAAGGGGGATACCCCTCTCTTTGCCGGTAACAAGTACAGTGGTCTCTCCGAGATGGGGCTTTACTATATTGGGGGTATCATCAAGCATGCCCCTGCGATCTGTGCCTTTACCAATCCAACGACCAATTCTTATCGACGGTTGGTGCCGGGCTTTGAGGCGCCGGTGAACCTCGCCTATTCTTCACGAAACCGTTCCGCCGCCTGCCGGATCCCGATGTACTCACAATCGCCGAAGGCCAAGAGGGTCGAGGTCCGTTTCCCGGACCCCTCCTGCAATCCGTACCTGGGGTTTGCCGCCCTGCTGATGGCCGGCCTTGACGGGATCCAGAACCGAATCGATCCGGGTCAGCCTCTGGATAAGGATATCTACTCCCTCTCTCCCGAGGAGCTGCAAAACGTCCCCCACGTCCCTGGGACTTTGGAGGAGTCGCTCGCCGCCCTCAAGAAGGATCATGCCTTCCTGCTGAAGGGGGATGTCTTTACCGAGGATGTGATCGAAAGATGGATTGAGTACAAGACAGAAAATGAGGTCAATCCGGTCCGGCTCCGCCCTGTCCCGTGGGAATTTGCCCTGTATTTTGATATTTAA
- a CDS encoding P-II family nitrogen regulator, with translation MKKVEAVIKPFKLDEVKEALHQVGVAGMTVSEVKGFGRQKGHTELYRGAEYVVDFLPKVKIEIIVKDDQVASVVEAIAKGAKTGRIGDGKIFVSQVDEVIRIRTGETGANAI, from the coding sequence ATGAAGAAGGTGGAAGCGGTTATTAAACCATTTAAATTGGATGAGGTGAAAGAGGCCCTCCATCAGGTCGGTGTGGCCGGGATGACGGTTTCTGAGGTGAAGGGGTTTGGGCGGCAAAAGGGGCACACCGAGTTATACCGGGGTGCTGAATATGTTGTCGATTTTCTCCCTAAGGTCAAGATTGAGATCATTGTCAAAGATGACCAGGTTGCTTCCGTTGTGGAGGCGATTGCCAAGGGGGCGAAGACCGGGCGAATCGGTGACGGCAAGATTTTCGTATCCCAAGTGGATGAGGTGATTCGTATCCGAACCGGTGAAACTGGCGCTAATGCCATTTAA
- a CDS encoding P-II family nitrogen regulator: MKKIEAIIKPFKLDEVKEALAKVGVHGLTVSEVKGFGRQKGHTELYRGAEYIVDFLPKVKLEILVTDDLVPTVVETIVKTARTGKIGDGKIFVSTLSEVLRIRTGESGANAV; encoded by the coding sequence ATGAAGAAAATTGAGGCGATCATCAAGCCGTTCAAGTTGGATGAGGTCAAAGAGGCGCTGGCCAAGGTTGGTGTCCATGGCCTGACCGTCAGCGAGGTCAAGGGGTTTGGTCGCCAGAAGGGGCATACCGAACTCTATCGGGGGGCGGAATACATTGTTGACTTTCTCCCGAAGGTCAAGCTGGAGATTCTGGTGACCGATGATCTGGTTCCGACGGTTGTTGAGACGATTGTGAAGACGGCCAGAACCGGCAAGATCGGGGATGGGAAGATATTTGTCTCCACCCTGTCGGAGGTCCTGAGGATTCGCACCGGGGAGTCCGGCGCCAACGCCGTCTAA
- a CDS encoding ammonium transporter, translating into MTKRKNIFLALAAVVLGSGMIPAMANAQEVGDLKIAADTVWTLITAFLVFWMNAGFALVESGFCREKNCVNILAKNFIVFAVSSIAYWILGFGLMFGDGTGWTGQQGLWFLGGADNSPALGEAYQGVYGSLNWTGVPLLVKFFFQLVFAGTAATIVSGAVAERIKFHSFIVFSFIIVALMYPTTGHWIWGGGWLAKKGFFDFAGSTVVHSVGGWAALMGILFLGPRIGKYKDGKVRPIPGHNMSTATLGCLILWLGWFGFNPGSTMAADWAHIGHIAVTTNMAGAAATLSATAMAWLLLGKPDIGMILNGTLAGLVAVTAPCAFVSVTSSVIIGLVAGVLVVLSVSFFDKLQIDDPVGALSVHLMNGVWGTLSLGLFAQKEITPNTVKDGLFFGGGTEQLMAQLIGVVTVALFTVVAAGLVWGLIKLLLGLRVTPEEEMEGLDFGEHGNRAYPDFQTVK; encoded by the coding sequence ATGACAAAACGAAAAAACATCTTTCTTGCGTTGGCGGCGGTTGTCCTTGGGAGCGGGATGATACCGGCGATGGCCAATGCCCAGGAAGTGGGCGATTTAAAAATCGCCGCTGATACGGTTTGGACACTGATTACCGCCTTCCTTGTCTTCTGGATGAATGCCGGTTTCGCGTTAGTTGAATCCGGTTTTTGCCGGGAAAAGAATTGTGTTAACATTTTAGCGAAGAACTTTATTGTCTTCGCCGTTTCTTCAATCGCCTACTGGATACTTGGTTTTGGCCTCATGTTCGGCGATGGGACCGGCTGGACAGGCCAGCAGGGACTCTGGTTCCTGGGGGGCGCCGACAACAGCCCTGCCCTGGGAGAGGCGTACCAGGGGGTTTACGGCTCCTTGAACTGGACCGGTGTCCCTCTTCTTGTCAAATTCTTCTTTCAACTTGTTTTTGCCGGAACGGCCGCGACGATTGTTTCTGGGGCTGTCGCTGAGAGGATCAAATTTCACTCCTTTATCGTTTTTTCTTTCATCATTGTGGCCCTCATGTACCCGACTACCGGGCACTGGATCTGGGGAGGGGGCTGGCTGGCCAAAAAAGGATTCTTTGATTTTGCCGGGTCCACGGTTGTCCATTCCGTGGGGGGATGGGCCGCTCTCATGGGGATTTTGTTCCTGGGTCCCCGTATCGGGAAATACAAGGATGGCAAGGTTCGTCCGATCCCGGGACACAACATGTCAACGGCGACCCTCGGCTGTTTGATTTTGTGGCTGGGCTGGTTTGGTTTTAACCCCGGTTCGACCATGGCGGCAGACTGGGCCCATATCGGGCATATTGCGGTCACGACGAATATGGCGGGAGCGGCGGCGACCCTTTCGGCGACGGCGATGGCCTGGTTGCTATTGGGAAAACCGGATATAGGGATGATCCTAAACGGGACACTGGCCGGTCTGGTGGCGGTAACCGCCCCCTGCGCCTTTGTGAGTGTGACCAGTTCTGTCATCATCGGTCTCGTCGCGGGGGTTTTGGTTGTTTTATCGGTTTCCTTCTTTGACAAACTGCAGATTGACGATCCTGTGGGGGCCCTTTCCGTACACCTGATGAATGGCGTTTGGGGGACCTTGTCGTTAGGCCTGTTTGCTCAAAAGGAGATCACCCCGAACACGGTCAAAGATGGGCTCTTTTTCGGGGGGGGAACGGAGCAGTTGATGGCTCAGCTGATCGGTGTTGTGACGGTAGCCCTCTTTACGGTTGTCGCCGCCGGTTTGGTCTGGGGCTTGATCAAACTTCTGCTCGGGCTTCGTGTTACTCCCGAAGAAGAGATGGAGGGACTCGATTTTGGTGAACATGGGAACAGGGCTTATCCTGATTTCCAGACAGTTAAGTAA
- a CDS encoding porin, whose protein sequence is MRQTFRYLALFLFSTLFLFALSEVAFAEEESGADHPSGSIPFWQKTKVSGSADVNYNYNFNRPVTTSSVAPAINGYRVFDANANTFNVGLVELAIENSPTDWVTFRTDLDFGHDVAAFHAAGLGTTEFFDLQQAYIALKADVGNGLTVKVGKFVTLHGAEVIEAASNNNVSRGLLFNYAIPFTHTGIVASYPFADWISLDLGIVNGWNNVVDNNSGKSAHGMLTIKPFDKFTFTLGGTVGPETAGKNSPIRTLIDAIATYALNPKWTFTLNYNLGRDGGLGGTNGLADWQGVAGYVHWKPMDRFGLTLRGEFYKDDVGTLGVPTGAVASSKLYEGTLTSHLYLTDGLDLRFEFRHDQGDQTSFLTGSGSSKKFQDTVASQLIYSF, encoded by the coding sequence ATGCGACAAACTTTCAGGTATCTTGCCTTGTTCCTTTTTTCGACACTGTTTTTATTTGCCCTCTCCGAGGTCGCCTTTGCCGAGGAAGAATCGGGGGCGGATCACCCCTCGGGATCAATCCCGTTTTGGCAGAAGACCAAGGTGAGTGGTTCAGCAGATGTCAATTATAATTACAATTTCAATCGGCCGGTGACCACTTCATCGGTGGCCCCGGCAATCAACGGTTACCGGGTCTTTGACGCCAATGCCAATACTTTTAATGTCGGTCTGGTCGAGCTGGCGATTGAAAACAGCCCCACTGATTGGGTGACCTTCCGGACCGATCTCGATTTTGGTCACGACGTGGCCGCCTTTCATGCGGCCGGTCTCGGGACAACCGAATTTTTTGACCTCCAACAGGCCTATATTGCCTTGAAGGCGGATGTTGGGAATGGACTCACTGTCAAGGTGGGGAAGTTTGTGACGCTCCACGGGGCCGAGGTGATCGAGGCGGCCTCCAACAATAACGTCTCACGAGGTCTCCTGTTTAATTACGCTATTCCGTTTACCCATACCGGGATCGTTGCCAGTTATCCCTTTGCCGATTGGATCAGCCTTGACCTCGGGATCGTCAATGGGTGGAATAATGTTGTTGATAACAACAGCGGCAAGAGCGCCCATGGGATGTTGACGATCAAACCGTTTGACAAATTCACCTTTACTCTAGGGGGCACGGTGGGTCCTGAGACGGCGGGGAAGAACAGCCCGATCCGTACCTTGATCGATGCCATCGCCACCTATGCCTTGAACCCAAAGTGGACCTTTACCCTCAACTACAATCTGGGTCGGGATGGGGGATTGGGTGGTACCAACGGTCTTGCCGACTGGCAGGGAGTCGCCGGTTATGTTCATTGGAAACCGATGGATCGTTTTGGCCTGACCCTCCGCGGAGAATTTTACAAGGATGATGTCGGAACTCTGGGGGTACCGACTGGCGCCGTTGCTTCAAGCAAGCTCTATGAGGGGACTCTGACCTCTCACCTCTACCTCACGGATGGTTTGGATCTCCGCTTTGAATTCCGTCATGATCAGGGAGACCAAACCTCGTTTTTAACCGGCAGTGGTTCTTCCAAAAAATTCCAGGACACGGTGGCAAGCCAACTGATCTACTCATTTTAA
- a CDS encoding (2Fe-2S) ferredoxin domain-containing protein, which yields MEATKPAFQKYILVCENKRETGDCCAPAGEKIRELLKNKIKEKKLNTKIRVSRTGCLDVCKWGPNVLIMPDNIWLKGVREEDLDDIVQRACEGLH from the coding sequence ATGGAAGCGACTAAACCGGCCTTTCAAAAATATATCCTTGTCTGTGAAAACAAACGAGAGACTGGTGACTGCTGTGCCCCTGCCGGAGAAAAAATCAGAGAACTCCTGAAAAATAAAATCAAGGAGAAGAAGCTCAACACAAAAATCCGGGTCAGCCGGACCGGCTGTCTGGATGTCTGTAAGTGGGGCCCGAATGTCTTGATTATGCCGGATAATATCTGGCTCAAAGGGGTCAGGGAAGAGGACCTCGATGACATTGTCCAGAGGGCCTGCGAAGGGCTTCATTAA
- the bcp gene encoding thioredoxin-dependent thiol peroxidase, with the protein MALKEGDKAPEFGLLGSNNKKVSLKDFKGRQNVVLYFYPKDDTPGCTVEACGFRDSIKKIEGVDAVVLGVSPDDVKAHNRFIDKFRLPFILLADTEKKTCGDYGVWVKKSMYGREYMGVARTTFIIGKDGKIAKIYEKVKPEGHNAEVLEFLKTL; encoded by the coding sequence ATGGCACTTAAAGAGGGGGACAAGGCCCCGGAGTTTGGCCTGTTGGGATCAAATAACAAAAAGGTCTCGCTCAAAGATTTTAAGGGGAGGCAAAACGTCGTCCTCTACTTCTACCCGAAGGATGACACCCCCGGGTGCACGGTGGAGGCCTGCGGTTTCAGGGATTCGATCAAAAAGATTGAAGGTGTGGATGCGGTGGTCTTGGGGGTCAGCCCGGATGATGTCAAGGCCCACAACAGGTTCATCGACAAATTCCGTCTCCCGTTTATCCTGCTGGCCGATACGGAGAAAAAAACCTGCGGGGATTACGGGGTCTGGGTCAAGAAGAGTATGTATGGCCGCGAGTACATGGGGGTCGCCCGGACGACGTTTATTATTGGCAAGGATGGGAAGATCGCCAAGATCTACGAAAAGGTGAAACCGGAAGGGCACAACGCAGAGGTCCTTGAATTTCTCAAGACACTCTAA
- a CDS encoding ATP-binding protein, translated as MQRTLSPLLDKILKKWNKMAFLSGPRQVGKTTLARQYGEQWGPCHYFNWDDLGDQKRLVKDPYFFAREDREGGTPPLLLFDEIHKYARWKNYLKGAFDKYHGEFRFLITGSGRLDLFKKGGDSLLGRYFSLPLFPLTMGEVQGCFPNWKETKELLCDLPPRKDSSRELYDQLFRFSGFPDPFLKAASDFYTLWFRERKGVLIRQDIRDASPIREISLLEMLSHLIPERVGNPISLNALKEDVGVAFETVRDWVQLLASFYYLFRLTPFTASLKRTLKKEAKVYLYDWVEVTEEGFRFENLVALHLLKAVETWSATGEGSFRLHYLRDREKREVDFVVVRDSRPLLLVECKWSDTNFSPSLLYYQERLKVPVAVQLVHQRGVCRKREEGKLARWVVSADHWLQILP; from the coding sequence ATGCAGCGGACCCTATCCCCCTTGCTGGACAAAATCCTCAAGAAATGGAACAAGATGGCCTTCCTCTCCGGTCCCCGCCAGGTAGGGAAGACCACCCTCGCCAGGCAGTATGGAGAGCAGTGGGGCCCTTGCCACTATTTTAATTGGGATGACTTGGGGGACCAGAAAAGGCTGGTCAAGGACCCCTATTTTTTTGCGAGGGAGGATCGGGAAGGGGGAACTCCTCCCCTCCTCCTTTTTGATGAGATCCACAAATATGCCCGCTGGAAGAATTATCTCAAGGGAGCCTTTGACAAGTATCACGGAGAGTTCCGATTCCTGATAACCGGCAGCGGCAGGCTGGATCTTTTTAAAAAAGGGGGGGATAGCCTGCTGGGGCGTTATTTTTCTCTCCCCCTCTTTCCCCTGACCATGGGAGAGGTACAGGGTTGTTTCCCGAACTGGAAGGAGACGAAAGAGCTTCTGTGTGATCTTCCTCCCCGCAAAGATTCCAGCCGGGAACTCTATGACCAGTTGTTCCGTTTTAGCGGTTTCCCAGACCCTTTTTTAAAGGCGGCCTCCGACTTTTACACCCTCTGGTTTCGAGAGAGAAAAGGGGTCCTGATTCGGCAAGATATTCGGGATGCGAGTCCGATCCGGGAAATTTCCCTCCTTGAAATGCTCTCTCACCTGATCCCGGAGCGGGTTGGAAATCCCATTTCCCTCAATGCCCTCAAAGAGGATGTCGGGGTCGCCTTTGAAACGGTCAGAGATTGGGTCCAACTTCTCGCCTCTTTCTATTATCTTTTCCGATTAACCCCTTTCACCGCCTCCCTGAAACGGACGCTCAAGAAGGAGGCCAAGGTTTATCTCTATGATTGGGTCGAGGTGACGGAGGAGGGATTTCGCTTTGAGAACCTGGTTGCTCTTCATCTGCTGAAGGCGGTCGAGACCTGGAGCGCTACGGGGGAGGGATCTTTTCGACTCCACTACCTGAGGGACAGGGAAAAGCGGGAGGTTGATTTTGTCGTCGTCCGTGACAGCAGGCCTCTCCTTCTTGTGGAGTGTAAATGGAGTGATACCAACTTTTCCCCCTCACTCCTTTATTATCAGGAAAGACTGAAGGTCCCGGTGGCGGTGCAACTGGTCCATCAAAGAGGCGTTTGCAGGAAGAGAGAAGAGGGAAAACTGGCGCGGTGGGTTGTTTCCGCCGACCATTGGTTGCAAATTTTGCCCTGA
- a CDS encoding cyclic nucleotide-binding domain-containing protein: MLEELAVHLEEESFAADSVVIREGDIGDKLYLVTEGRAEVQTEGETGPIVLATLGEGELFGEIALLHPGSRRSASIVAVTPLKALTLAGPVFATVIASFPETQEKLKAVAEKLLIIKFLKQATPFTTLEARRLELLASRLEKLSVPAEKEIIRQGERGDCCFLIQSGRVEVIVNESFRSSRQLATLEAGALFGEAAILSDSPRNATIRSLQPCELFILKRSDLLEVMGADWKVASQMVDLLRLRDRPRRIDNVQIEKRKTDQGEKVIILKDPKRGAYFKLSPEGWFVWERLDGNHNLKDIIIDYFRTFKTFSPQGVTDIITSLVTAGFAESRTLRYGVLKMTRHHPRLYQGLVRLKNFFEWRYLIRGVDRLITVFYRRGMNQCYRKPVPFLLTLVAVFGLVAFVGEAGPLRPFLNERATFSLVLALWPLYLLSIVIHEAGHAFTTKAFGREVLGVGLGWYWVGPIVFVDTSDMWLAPKWPRIRVGVAGVYTNLVVVGLVMVVGVFWAAPLVKISCWFFALISYLVVLLNLNPTLDYDGYYILSDLFERPHLRQQSFRWFKKDLFRSFWKPSLLAHHFPELFYGFLIIFYYIVLGSFLYFLYRFFRG; this comes from the coding sequence GTGTTGGAAGAGTTAGCAGTTCACCTTGAGGAAGAGTCGTTTGCGGCCGATTCGGTCGTCATCCGGGAAGGGGATATCGGTGACAAGCTATACCTTGTTACGGAGGGACGGGCCGAGGTCCAAACGGAAGGGGAGACCGGCCCGATCGTTTTGGCAACCTTGGGGGAGGGAGAACTCTTTGGTGAGATTGCCCTTCTCCACCCCGGTAGCCGCCGATCGGCGAGCATCGTTGCGGTCACTCCTCTGAAAGCCTTGACCTTGGCTGGACCTGTTTTCGCGACAGTCATCGCCAGCTTTCCTGAGACTCAAGAAAAGTTAAAGGCCGTGGCAGAAAAACTTCTCATCATCAAATTTCTGAAACAGGCGACCCCATTTACGACATTGGAAGCGAGGCGATTGGAATTGTTGGCCTCACGTTTGGAAAAACTCTCTGTGCCTGCCGAAAAAGAGATCATCCGTCAGGGGGAAAGGGGAGATTGTTGTTTTCTCATTCAGTCAGGTCGTGTAGAAGTCATTGTGAACGAGAGTTTTCGATCATCGCGTCAGCTGGCCACCCTGGAGGCGGGTGCCCTCTTTGGCGAGGCAGCGATTCTCTCTGATTCGCCACGGAATGCCACAATCCGTTCTCTTCAACCCTGTGAACTTTTTATTCTCAAACGATCCGATCTTTTAGAGGTCATGGGGGCCGATTGGAAGGTCGCCTCCCAGATGGTCGATCTTTTGAGACTCAGGGACCGTCCCCGCCGGATTGACAATGTTCAGATCGAAAAGAGGAAAACGGATCAAGGGGAAAAGGTGATTATTCTCAAGGATCCAAAAAGAGGGGCCTATTTTAAACTTTCACCGGAGGGATGGTTTGTTTGGGAGCGGCTGGATGGGAATCACAATTTAAAAGATATTATTATCGATTATTTCAGAACCTTTAAAACCTTTTCTCCTCAGGGAGTGACCGATATTATCACCTCCCTGGTGACCGCCGGTTTTGCGGAAAGCCGTACCCTCCGTTACGGTGTTCTGAAGATGACCCGTCATCACCCAAGATTGTATCAAGGGTTGGTTCGGCTGAAAAACTTTTTTGAGTGGCGATACCTGATCAGGGGTGTGGATCGGTTGATCACGGTTTTTTACCGGCGGGGGATGAATCAATGTTACCGAAAGCCGGTTCCTTTTTTACTAACCCTGGTGGCTGTTTTTGGATTGGTTGCCTTTGTGGGAGAGGCGGGGCCGCTCCGGCCTTTTTTGAACGAGAGGGCGACTTTCTCTCTGGTCCTTGCCCTCTGGCCTCTCTATCTTCTGAGTATCGTCATCCATGAGGCGGGTCATGCCTTTACCACCAAGGCATTTGGTCGGGAGGTCCTTGGTGTCGGTCTGGGGTGGTATTGGGTCGGGCCGATCGTTTTTGTTGATACCTCCGATATGTGGCTGGCCCCCAAGTGGCCCCGGATTCGTGTGGGCGTTGCGGGGGTTTATACCAATCTTGTTGTGGTTGGTCTTGTGATGGTCGTCGGGGTTTTTTGGGCGGCCCCTCTTGTCAAGATTTCTTGCTGGTTCTTTGCCCTGATTTCCTATCTTGTGGTCCTCCTCAATCTAAACCCCACCCTTGATTATGACGGGTATTATATTTTGTCGGACCTCTTTGAACGACCTCATTTGAGGCAGCAATCCTTCAGATGGTTTAAGAAGGATTTGTTCCGCTCTTTTTGGAAACCCTCTCTTTTGGCACACCATTTTCCGGAGTTATTTTATGGTTTTCTCATTATCTTTTATTATATCGTTTTAGGGAGCTTCCTTTATTTTTTGTACCGGTTTTTTAGAGGATGA
- a CDS encoding polyprenyl synthetase family protein, whose amino-acid sequence MSLSGNLAYAGEPVPSARRLVLDKALALALRHLTSHRQCSLVEIGLARLAEDTTQDPFTPFIDLPLLVTGAIRGEEQSADCLPALTTILFLGIDLLDDLADHDLSPDWKGYTESEINLFALTLLSTLPSLILSEFAVSPEKQWRLQKRLARGLLRMSEGQSQDLAMTGSPRVGLEEVESSLVGKSGAEAAIFAALAAEMAGANPEEIKNYEEMGCFLGVASQLASDCYDLFQAPFSRDLKNGTRTFPIAYCLGKKGGKDRLEFLKILEQGMSDLSLHEQIRRFLHQTGALRFSAFIVELYCQRALRSLEKARPLEPAAHYLREVIHAISFFHQPKEVMS is encoded by the coding sequence ATGAGCCTCTCGGGTAATCTGGCCTATGCGGGAGAGCCTGTTCCATCGGCTCGAAGACTGGTTTTGGACAAGGCCCTTGCCTTGGCCCTAAGACACCTTACTTCTCACCGGCAATGTTCCTTGGTGGAGATCGGCTTGGCGAGGTTGGCGGAGGATACAACCCAAGACCCGTTTACCCCCTTTATCGACCTGCCTCTTTTGGTGACCGGGGCGATCCGTGGAGAGGAACAGTCGGCTGATTGTCTGCCAGCTTTAACGACAATTCTCTTTTTGGGGATTGACCTCCTGGATGACCTGGCCGACCATGATCTCTCTCCTGATTGGAAAGGGTACACGGAGTCGGAGATTAACCTCTTTGCGCTGACCCTCCTCTCAACGCTCCCCTCCCTTATTCTTTCGGAATTTGCGGTTTCTCCGGAAAAGCAATGGCGATTGCAAAAAAGGCTGGCCCGAGGACTCCTCCGGATGAGCGAAGGGCAAAGTCAGGATCTCGCCATGACAGGATCTCCTCGGGTTGGCTTGGAGGAGGTAGAGTCTTCTCTTGTTGGGAAGAGTGGGGCAGAAGCGGCCATTTTTGCCGCGCTGGCGGCGGAAATGGCAGGGGCGAATCCGGAGGAGATTAAAAATTACGAGGAGATGGGCTGTTTTTTGGGAGTCGCCAGTCAGCTTGCCTCGGATTGTTATGACCTCTTTCAGGCCCCATTTAGTCGCGACCTGAAAAACGGGACCCGTACTTTTCCGATTGCTTATTGTCTTGGCAAAAAGGGGGGTAAGGATCGCCTGGAATTTTTGAAAATTTTAGAACAGGGCATGAGTGATCTGTCCCTTCACGAGCAGATCCGCCGGTTTCTTCATCAAACGGGGGCCCTCCGGTTTTCCGCGTTTATTGTAGAGTTGTATTGTCAACGGGCCCTTCGATCACTTGAAAAGGCCAGGCCTCTTGAACCGGCCGCTCATTATTTGCGTGAAGTGATTCATGCCATTTCATTTTTTCATCAACCAAAGGAGGTGATGTCATGA